The Brassica oleracea var. oleracea cultivar TO1000 chromosome C6, BOL, whole genome shotgun sequence genome includes a region encoding these proteins:
- the LOC106301065 gene encoding RING finger protein 44-like isoform X2, translating into MLSKRAYAASEMGQRNRTVDLEMEQQQHQHHHSQSSIQPGPCILLSSFPPQQQQQPDNNNNNLPAMAASFPNLEARSLQDPTSYDMFYGLPQYHHHHQLHQPAPPPNYYVPYMAFQGPSSSSQGVVGVSSDQFMDHTRGAYKRKNAEGIPVMNHQSLSTLAAPFNNTPETIAPFGGPRSRPMNPVLPPPPPPPPPHAPNSFIQGSYPGHHPFPPPGSIWYEQHHGRLDGSPSFWPHPPYMHAGSIESSGRNPTAFMYPPRDHYYHHPPPPPPPPPPHVQGVRGQSATLYPPMASSSPSYGFPPGNFAPPQNTINRGGPSGSEMGPVQPTGFRIYQRDDSVPLAALRQHRGGVPRFRMMPDDEVAILEFGDFLGGGSGNNHIDHHRDMRLDIEEMSYEELLALSERIGTVNTGLPEEDVKNHLKTRTCSVINLAAESSSSSSKTKDRETEPCTICQESFKNEEKIATLDCGHEYHAGCLEKWLVVKNVCPICKAEALVTEKTTV; encoded by the exons ATGCTCTCAAAG AGGGCTTATGCAGCAAGCGAAATGGGACAAAGAAATAGAACAGTCGATTTAGAAATGGAGCAGCAGCAGCACCAGCACCACCATTCTCAATCCTCTATCCAACCAGGTCCTTGCATCCTTCTGAGCAGCTTTCCCCCACAACAACAACAACAACCTGATAACAATAATAATAACCTACCTGCAATGGCTGCAAGCTTTCCTAATTTAGAAGCTCGTTCTCTTCAAGACCCAACCTCCTATGACATGTTCTATGGTCTTCCTCAGTACCATCATCACCACCAACTCCATCAGCCTGCTCCTCCTCCGAATTACTATGTTCCCTATATGGCATTTCAGGGTCCATCCTCAAGCAGTCAAGGTGTAGTTGGAGTAAGTTCTGATCAGTTTATGGATCATACAAGAGGGGCGTATAAGAGAAAGAACGCCGAAGGAATACCAGTGATGAATCATCAGTCTCTGAGTACTTTAGCAGCTCCATTCAACAATACACCTGAGACAATAGCTCCTTTTGGAGGCCCAAGGAGCAGACCGATGAACCCTGTTCTCCCACCTCCTCCTCCTCCTCCTCCTCCTCATGCTCCTAATAGCTTCATTCAAGGGAGCTATCCTGGTCATCATCCTTTCCCACCTCCTGGCTCAATCTGGTACGAACAACACCATGGCAGACTTGATGGTTCACCATCGTTTTGGCCCCACCCACCTTACATGCATG CTGGCTCCATAGAGTCTAGTGGTAGAAACCCTACAGCGTTCATGTATCCTCCGAGGGACCATTATTATCATCACCCTCCACCTCCTCCTCCTCCTCCTCCTCCTCATGTACAAGGAGTGAGAGGCCAGAGCGCCACATTGTACCCTCCCATGGCTTCTTCTTCACCATCGTATGGATTTCCTCCTGGGAACTTTGCTCCTCCTCAGAACACAATCAATAGAGGTGGTCCCTCGGGTTCAGAGATGGGTCCAGTTCAACCAACAGGGTTTCGGATATACCAGAGAGATGATTCTGTACCTTTAGCAGCTCTTAGACAACACCGTGGAGGAGTTCCTCGCTTTAGAATGATGCCTGATGAT GAAGTTGCGATATTGGAGTTTGGAGACTTCCTTGGTGGTGGCTCTGGAAATAACCACATTGATCATCATCGAGATATGCGTTTGGACATCGAGGAAATGTCTTATGAG GAGCTACTTGCGTTGAGCGAGCGAATTGGAACCGTGAACACTGGTTTGCCTGAGGAAGACGTTAAGAACCATCTGAAAACAAGAACATGTTCTGTAATCAACCTTGCAGCAGAGTCCTCGTCGTCCTCTTCGAAAACTAAAGATAGAGAAACAGAACCTTGCACCATATGTCAG GAGAGTTTCAAGAACGAAGAGAAGATAGCGACTTTGGATTGTGGGCACGAGTATCATGCAGGATGCTTGGAGAAATGGCTGGTTGTGAAGAACGTTTGCCCAATCTGTAAAGCAGAGGCATTGGTCACGGAGAAGACAACTGTTTAA
- the LOC106297042 gene encoding uncharacterized protein LOC106297042 isoform X2, which yields MLRRLKEYMILGSGRLERLLVWFEQICHLLEHGMEKEAEYAAIGMMRSRDLGNLPRTNLYIGITCYRLWCRKYSEELEPKDADCSDSISNMSQSGSGVMAECSPRNESVYSVESSGSVRNVSEASVGNYEVNSDASTRGSGSEVEVKVKLENVKVEESSQHFTEPPRIYASSEENEEPLRDGVSFDPALIQILGEMDPWLFPLKPPEDPDCHGKIVNDSFYKDAVSYLRLTMQSPRYVSLAALHPLVQLLLIGGRVDEAMKLVEEMCQKVHDIKPLRIRAAMKEKFHNNSDELAKCYEDVLEIDPSCVTTLKKLIEMSKEDGYSRESLIEMIALHVEASFPEPQIWKEFAEMLILFFENVDEDRMSVCLNGDGEEGCQQTYSVRYNRTPRMFTGTSWTLRAKWWLNRHFSPEILETEMKKLEAEQINGDLEMLRLMSFKAACASRLYGPEFGYVTTVYGLLESCRNNIQNMCTLENDSNNIGMSENGRNSLELFNFVRRHRQNWNRIYNLE from the exons ATGTTGAGGAGATTGAAAGAATATATGATACTTGGATCGGGAAGATTG GAAAGGCTCTTGGTTTGGTTCGAACAAATTTGTCATTTACTCGAGCATGGTATGGAGAAGGAGGCCGAGTATGCCGCAATTGG CATGATGCGGAGCCGTGATTTGGGAAACCTTCCTCGGACCAATTTATATATAGGAATCACATGCTACAGACTGTGGTGTCGTAAATACTCGGAGGAGCTGGAGCCTAAAGACGCAGACTGCAGTGACAGCATATCTAACATGTCTCAGTCAGGATCTGGTGTTATGGCCGAGTGTTCACCCAGGAACGAGTCTGTTTACTCTGTGGAGTCTTCGGGTTCTGTTAGAAACGTGTCAGAGGCTTCTGTCGGGAATTACGAAGTAAATTCTGATGCCTCCACGCGTGGCTCAGGGTCAGAAGTGGAGGTGAAGGTAAAACTGGAGAATGTTAAAGTGGAGGAGAGTTCTCAGCATTTTACTGAACCACCACGAATCTATGCCTCGTCTGAAGAAAACGAAGAGCCTTTGAGAGATGGAGTTTCATTTGATCCCGCTCTTATTCAAATTCTTG GGGAGATGGATCCATGGTTGTTTCCTTTGAAACCACCAGAAGATCCTGATTGCCATGGAAAGATAGTCAATGATTCTTTTTATAAGGACGCTGTGTCATATCTGCGGCTTACTATGCAGTCTCCTCGTTACGTATCTTTAGCTGCATTACATCCTCTTGTACAG CTTCTCTTAATTGGAGGCCGTGTAGATGAAGCTATGAAATTGGTTGAGGAGATGTGTCAGAAAGTACATGACATCAAACCTTTGAG GATTAGAGCTGCTATGAAGGAGAAGTTTCATAATAACAGCGACGAGCTCGCAAAATGCTACGAAGATGTCTTAGAGATTGATCCTAGTTGTGTAACCACCTTAAAGAAGCTTATTGAAATGTCAAAAGAAG ACGGGTATAGTAGAGAGTCGCTAATCGAAATGATAGCATTGCATGTAGAAGCTTCTTTCCCGGAGCCCCAAATCTGGAAAGAGTTTGCAGAGATGCTGATTCTCTTCTTTGAGAATGTTGATGAAGATCGAATGTCTGTATGCCTCAACGGAGATGGAGAAGAAGGGTGTCAACAAACATACTCTGTTCGATACAACCGGACACCTAGAATGTTCACCGGTACATCATGGACACTTAGAGCTAAGTGGTGGCTAAATCGCCATTTCTCCCCGGAGATACTCGAGACAGAAATGAAAAAGCTCGAGGCAGAACAGATAAATG GAGATTTGGAGATGTTGAGATTGATGAGTTTCAAAGCGGCATGTGCAAGTCGTCTCTACGGACCAGAGTTTGGTTATGTTACAACAGTTTATGGTCTGCTGGAGAGTTGTAGAAACAACATACAAAACATGTGTACGCTTGAGAATGATAGTAACAACATAGGTATGTCGGAGAATGGTAGAAACAGTTTAGAATTATTCAACTTTGTGCGAAGACACAGACAGAATTGGAACAGGATATACAACTTAGAATAG
- the LOC106301065 gene encoding extensin-like isoform X1 — protein MLSKRAYAASEMGQRNRTVDLEMEQQQHQHHHSQSSIQPGPCILLSSFPPQQQQQPDNNNNNLPAMAASFPNLEARSLQDPTSYDMFYGLPQYHHHHQLHQPAPPPNYYVPYMAFQGPSSSSQGVVGVSSDQFMDHTRGAYKRKNAEGIPVMNHQSLSTLAAPFNNTPETIAPFGGPRSRPMNPVLPPPPPPPPPHAPNSFIQGSYPGHHPFPPPGSIWYEQHHGRLDGSPSFWPHPPYMHGTYRPIISFLKALKFCNIYHLSFVAGSIESSGRNPTAFMYPPRDHYYHHPPPPPPPPPPHVQGVRGQSATLYPPMASSSPSYGFPPGNFAPPQNTINRGGPSGSEMGPVQPTGFRIYQRDDSVPLAALRQHRGGVPRFRMMPDDEVAILEFGDFLGGGSGNNHIDHHRDMRLDIEEMSYEELLALSERIGTVNTGLPEEDVKNHLKTRTCSVINLAAESSSSSSKTKDRETEPCTICQESFKNEEKIATLDCGHEYHAGCLEKWLVVKNVCPICKAEALVTEKTTV, from the exons ATGCTCTCAAAG AGGGCTTATGCAGCAAGCGAAATGGGACAAAGAAATAGAACAGTCGATTTAGAAATGGAGCAGCAGCAGCACCAGCACCACCATTCTCAATCCTCTATCCAACCAGGTCCTTGCATCCTTCTGAGCAGCTTTCCCCCACAACAACAACAACAACCTGATAACAATAATAATAACCTACCTGCAATGGCTGCAAGCTTTCCTAATTTAGAAGCTCGTTCTCTTCAAGACCCAACCTCCTATGACATGTTCTATGGTCTTCCTCAGTACCATCATCACCACCAACTCCATCAGCCTGCTCCTCCTCCGAATTACTATGTTCCCTATATGGCATTTCAGGGTCCATCCTCAAGCAGTCAAGGTGTAGTTGGAGTAAGTTCTGATCAGTTTATGGATCATACAAGAGGGGCGTATAAGAGAAAGAACGCCGAAGGAATACCAGTGATGAATCATCAGTCTCTGAGTACTTTAGCAGCTCCATTCAACAATACACCTGAGACAATAGCTCCTTTTGGAGGCCCAAGGAGCAGACCGATGAACCCTGTTCTCCCACCTCCTCCTCCTCCTCCTCCTCCTCATGCTCCTAATAGCTTCATTCAAGGGAGCTATCCTGGTCATCATCCTTTCCCACCTCCTGGCTCAATCTGGTACGAACAACACCATGGCAGACTTGATGGTTCACCATCGTTTTGGCCCCACCCACCTTACATGCATGGTACCTACCGACCCATTATTTCTTTTTTAAAAGCTTTGAAATTTTGTAATATTTATCATCTATCTTTTGTAGCTGGCTCCATAGAGTCTAGTGGTAGAAACCCTACAGCGTTCATGTATCCTCCGAGGGACCATTATTATCATCACCCTCCACCTCCTCCTCCTCCTCCTCCTCCTCATGTACAAGGAGTGAGAGGCCAGAGCGCCACATTGTACCCTCCCATGGCTTCTTCTTCACCATCGTATGGATTTCCTCCTGGGAACTTTGCTCCTCCTCAGAACACAATCAATAGAGGTGGTCCCTCGGGTTCAGAGATGGGTCCAGTTCAACCAACAGGGTTTCGGATATACCAGAGAGATGATTCTGTACCTTTAGCAGCTCTTAGACAACACCGTGGAGGAGTTCCTCGCTTTAGAATGATGCCTGATGAT GAAGTTGCGATATTGGAGTTTGGAGACTTCCTTGGTGGTGGCTCTGGAAATAACCACATTGATCATCATCGAGATATGCGTTTGGACATCGAGGAAATGTCTTATGAG GAGCTACTTGCGTTGAGCGAGCGAATTGGAACCGTGAACACTGGTTTGCCTGAGGAAGACGTTAAGAACCATCTGAAAACAAGAACATGTTCTGTAATCAACCTTGCAGCAGAGTCCTCGTCGTCCTCTTCGAAAACTAAAGATAGAGAAACAGAACCTTGCACCATATGTCAG GAGAGTTTCAAGAACGAAGAGAAGATAGCGACTTTGGATTGTGGGCACGAGTATCATGCAGGATGCTTGGAGAAATGGCTGGTTGTGAAGAACGTTTGCCCAATCTGTAAAGCAGAGGCATTGGTCACGGAGAAGACAACTGTTTAA